Proteins encoded by one window of Kribbella flavida DSM 17836:
- a CDS encoding ornithine cyclodeaminase family protein: MTLLLTRSDIVGLLDVPAVLRTMRAGFGAIQEVEPQRIRTDLAGPGTATALLPGSIPGIPAYTVKVNAKFPAATPALRGVVCLHDLTDGTLLAVLDSATITAWRTGLAAALATDVLAAPGARTLGVIGTGAQAAMVVRGLTSLRPIEQLVGYDVDRPRAQDFLAAQGIAGSVADGPSDVAARAEIVALATWSREPLLTAADVRPGRHFTTLGADEPGKVELGADLLGGARVVVDDARLAVAMGAVGNVGLGAGAIAATLGEVLTGARAGRQSAGQVTVYAPVGLPWQDLAISWPVYQAARATGVGRTIDFLS; encoded by the coding sequence ATGACTCTGCTGCTCACCCGCTCCGACATTGTCGGCCTGCTCGACGTTCCCGCCGTCCTGCGAACGATGCGCGCGGGGTTCGGCGCGATCCAGGAGGTGGAGCCGCAGCGAATCCGGACCGACCTCGCCGGGCCGGGCACGGCGACGGCCTTGCTTCCCGGCAGCATCCCGGGGATTCCGGCGTACACCGTGAAGGTGAATGCCAAGTTCCCGGCCGCCACGCCGGCGCTGCGCGGCGTGGTGTGCCTGCACGACCTGACCGACGGGACCTTGCTCGCGGTGCTCGACTCCGCCACGATCACCGCGTGGCGCACCGGACTCGCCGCGGCGCTGGCGACCGACGTACTGGCTGCACCCGGGGCTCGCACGCTCGGGGTGATCGGCACCGGCGCCCAAGCGGCGATGGTCGTGCGCGGTTTGACCAGCTTGCGGCCGATCGAGCAGCTGGTCGGGTACGACGTCGATCGCCCGCGGGCGCAGGACTTTCTCGCTGCGCAAGGCATCGCCGGCTCGGTGGCCGACGGACCGAGCGACGTCGCGGCGCGGGCCGAGATCGTCGCCCTGGCCACCTGGTCGCGCGAACCCCTGCTCACCGCGGCCGACGTACGGCCGGGGCGGCACTTCACGACGCTCGGCGCCGACGAGCCGGGCAAGGTCGAGCTCGGCGCCGATCTGCTCGGTGGCGCGCGCGTGGTCGTCGACGATGCCCGGCTCGCGGTCGCGATGGGTGCCGTGGGCAACGTTGGGCTCGGCGCGGGCGCGATCGCCGCGACGCTGGGCGAGGTGCTGACCGGAGCCCGCGCCGGTCGGCAGTCGGCCGGGCAGGTGACGGTCTACGCGCCGGTCGGTCTGCCCTGGCAGGACCTGGCGATCAGCTGGCCGGTCTATCAGGCGGCCCGCGCGACCGGCGTCGGCCGGACGATCGACTTCCTCAGCTGA
- a CDS encoding DUF1992 domain-containing protein, whose product MTERKPPGMSTQDWVELQIRQAQQRGEFENLSGEGKPIPKLADAHDPDWWVKDFLRREKIEADVLLPPSVQLRKEKAQVAEKVARMRTETEVRDYLADLNERIRIQIRDATGAVIPVGFVDTEAVVEQWHRDRPAPPPGQSRAGHQEHSRRRRKSVWQRLFS is encoded by the coding sequence ATGACCGAGCGGAAGCCGCCCGGGATGTCGACCCAGGACTGGGTCGAGCTGCAGATCCGGCAGGCCCAGCAGCGCGGCGAGTTCGAGAACCTGTCCGGTGAGGGCAAGCCGATCCCGAAGCTGGCCGACGCGCACGATCCCGACTGGTGGGTGAAGGACTTCCTGCGCCGGGAGAAGATCGAGGCCGACGTCCTGCTGCCGCCGTCGGTCCAGCTGCGCAAGGAGAAGGCGCAGGTGGCCGAGAAGGTCGCCCGGATGCGCACCGAGACCGAGGTCCGCGACTACCTGGCCGACCTCAACGAGCGGATCCGGATCCAGATCCGGGACGCCACCGGGGCGGTGATCCCGGTCGGTTTCGTGGACACCGAAGCCGTCGTCGAGCAGTGGCACCGGGACCGCCCGGCACCGCCTCCGGGACAGTCCCGGGCCGGGCACCAGGAGCACTCGCGTCGCCGCCGCAAGTCGGTCTGGCAGCGGCTCTTCAGCTGA
- a CDS encoding hydroxyacid dehydrogenase, producing the protein MLNGLYVMDLARFPDVYGDEERAAIEQQLQITAPPLAPAELTPALLADVDVLVTAWGGPQLTAELLAFASRLQLVLYGAGSVRSIVTPESWARGIRVTTANEVIAASVAEFTLAQVLYALKHGWRYVLGSRARHESLPRASNEPGADGSVVGLMSLGATGRATARLLGRHELTLQAYDPYVDPAVAADLGVRLVSLEELFATSDVVSLHAPVLPDTRKVVSAELLGSMKHDATLINTARGALIDEDALVSVLQERLDLFAVLDVTDPEPPLPGSPLFSLPNAVVTPHLAGTLNTERRRQGRLMAEELARFLAGEPLQHEVFESTQARSA; encoded by the coding sequence ATGCTCAACGGCCTGTACGTGATGGACCTGGCCCGGTTCCCGGACGTGTACGGCGACGAAGAACGCGCGGCGATCGAGCAGCAGCTGCAGATCACCGCTCCCCCATTGGCCCCGGCCGAGCTCACCCCCGCGTTGCTCGCCGACGTCGACGTACTGGTCACGGCGTGGGGCGGTCCGCAGCTCACCGCCGAACTGCTGGCGTTCGCGTCCCGCCTGCAGCTGGTCCTGTACGGCGCCGGCTCGGTGCGGTCGATCGTGACGCCGGAGTCCTGGGCCCGCGGCATCCGGGTGACCACCGCCAACGAGGTGATCGCGGCGTCGGTCGCGGAGTTCACCCTGGCGCAGGTGCTCTACGCGCTCAAGCACGGCTGGCGGTACGTGCTCGGCAGCCGCGCACGGCACGAGTCGTTGCCTAGAGCATCCAACGAACCCGGCGCCGACGGCTCGGTCGTCGGCCTGATGTCGCTCGGCGCGACCGGCCGCGCGACGGCCCGCCTGCTCGGCCGGCACGAGCTGACCCTGCAGGCCTACGACCCGTACGTCGATCCGGCGGTCGCGGCCGACCTGGGTGTTCGGCTGGTCTCGCTGGAGGAGCTGTTCGCCACCTCGGACGTGGTCAGCCTGCACGCCCCTGTTCTGCCCGACACCCGCAAGGTGGTCAGCGCCGAACTGCTCGGCTCGATGAAGCACGACGCCACGCTGATCAACACCGCCCGCGGCGCGCTGATCGACGAGGACGCGCTGGTGTCCGTCCTGCAGGAACGCCTCGACCTCTTCGCCGTTCTCGACGTCACCGACCCCGAACCGCCCCTGCCCGGATCGCCGCTCTTCAGCCTGCCGAACGCGGTGGTGACGCCTCACCTGGCCGGCACCCTGAACACCGAACGCCGGCGGCAAGGCCGGTTGATGGCCGAGGAACTCGCGCGATTCCTCGCCGGGGAACCCCTGCAGCACGAAGTCTTCGAGTCCACCCAGGCCCGGTCGGCATGA
- a CDS encoding aromatic amino acid lyase, whose product MPTPVERPEDLTIDLVGPIELAPSLLEQLRKTRAQALRVLATESPVYGVNTGMGALSKVRLDEDEQRVHQRNLLLGRAVGGAPWLPYAESRAVVVARLRTFLTGDAGVSAELCAQLVALLNSGFAPAIPVGGAGSAGEIIPLAHAFGPLVGVGSVVDAEDKVRLASSWRRTASSFELGPKEGIALLAGIPGATGRAWLQIGVLERLLDRMGEVAAGAIAVVAASRDPYDPRTGRADALLAAEQARILQLAGTESNPSTLQAPISFRVVGHVVSHARRMVAELAAAVDRGLDGVTDSPALLGRDFVGTAGFHGIDLAAHCDHVVAALAHAAEVSAARLHRLLDPAVSGLPAQLARVPGPQAGLVPVHKRAVATVHALRRLTLPTAIGAMETSNGQEDVQTFCWEAVGGLGEAIRLTREVAAGELLAVHQAFALSGRPVPAGLRDLLDAVADVVPPIGADRPFGLDLQRILDTVL is encoded by the coding sequence ATGCCGACGCCGGTCGAGCGGCCGGAGGACCTCACGATCGACCTGGTGGGGCCGATCGAGCTGGCGCCGAGCCTGCTCGAGCAGCTGCGGAAGACGCGGGCACAGGCGCTGCGGGTGCTGGCGACGGAGTCGCCGGTGTACGGGGTCAACACCGGGATGGGTGCGCTGAGCAAGGTCCGGCTGGACGAGGACGAGCAGCGCGTCCACCAGCGCAATCTGCTGCTGGGACGTGCCGTGGGTGGCGCGCCCTGGCTTCCGTACGCCGAGTCGCGGGCGGTGGTGGTCGCCCGGCTGCGAACGTTCCTCACCGGTGACGCGGGCGTGTCGGCCGAGCTGTGCGCGCAGCTGGTCGCCTTGCTGAACAGCGGATTCGCGCCGGCGATTCCCGTCGGTGGCGCGGGCTCGGCCGGGGAGATCATTCCACTGGCCCACGCCTTCGGCCCGCTGGTCGGCGTCGGGAGCGTCGTGGATGCCGAGGACAAGGTGCGCCTGGCAAGCAGTTGGCGCCGCACTGCCTCTTCGTTCGAGCTGGGACCGAAGGAAGGGATTGCCTTGCTGGCCGGCATCCCCGGTGCCACCGGGCGGGCGTGGCTGCAGATCGGCGTACTGGAACGACTGCTGGACCGGATGGGCGAGGTGGCTGCCGGCGCCATCGCGGTGGTGGCCGCCTCACGGGACCCGTACGACCCGCGGACCGGGCGGGCGGACGCGTTGCTGGCGGCCGAGCAGGCGAGAATCCTTCAGCTTGCCGGAACCGAAAGCAACCCGAGCACGCTGCAAGCGCCGATTTCGTTCCGGGTCGTGGGACACGTCGTCTCGCATGCCAGGCGGATGGTTGCGGAGCTGGCCGCCGCGGTCGACCGTGGACTGGACGGGGTCACCGACTCACCGGCCTTGCTGGGCAGGGATTTCGTCGGCACGGCGGGCTTTCACGGCATCGACCTCGCGGCGCACTGCGACCACGTGGTGGCCGCGCTCGCGCATGCCGCGGAGGTGTCGGCCGCACGGCTGCATCGCCTGCTGGATCCGGCGGTCAGCGGTCTGCCCGCGCAGTTGGCGCGTGTCCCGGGACCGCAGGCAGGACTGGTCCCGGTGCACAAGCGCGCCGTCGCGACGGTGCACGCGCTGCGGCGGTTGACGTTGCCGACGGCAATCGGTGCGATGGAGACCTCGAACGGCCAGGAGGACGTGCAGACGTTCTGCTGGGAGGCAGTGGGCGGCTTGGGTGAGGCGATCCGGCTCACCCGCGAGGTCGCTGCCGGTGAGCTGCTCGCTGTTCACCAGGCGTTCGCGTTGTCCGGACGGCCGGTGCCGGCGGGCCTGCGCGACCTGCTCGACGCGGTGGCGGACGTCGTACCGCCGATCGGCGCGGACCGGCCGTTCGGCCTTGATCTGCAGCGAATTCTCGACACCGTGCTCTGA
- a CDS encoding aldehyde dehydrogenase family protein, which yields MSSAILSVVAGERVPGPARSTASTNPANTADVVGEIGLAGPEVLVQAARVAREAQLGWSALPAPQRGQVIANVGRLMTANKARLAALVTREIGKPLAEALGEVQEIIDTCDFFLGEGRRLYGQTVPSEMPDKQLFTFRRPVGTVVVISAGNFPVAVPSWYIVPALLCGNTVVWKPATYSAVVSDAFYQLFAHAGVPAGVLNVVHADGPDTFTGLEQALQAGLVDKVGFTGSSEVGRRIGELCGRHLQSPCLELGGKNPMVVTENADLELAVEGALFSGFGTAGQRCTSLGTVIVQESVHADFVELFGAAVAAARMGDPTQDVLFGPLLDEKFAAGFEKSLGWIAGHHRVIGSTGRVTADNPRSGFVGDPAAGLFYHPVIVAGVRPDDELFLHETFGPVVGVTTYSTLDEAIALGNKPGYGLSSSIYTTDPRQAFQFAQGISAGMVSVNNSTSGAEAHLPFGGNGKSGNGSRQSGIWVLDQFTRWQSLNWDYSGKLQKAQLDTATVEADFDFRLP from the coding sequence GTGTCGTCTGCCATCCTGTCCGTCGTCGCCGGCGAACGCGTCCCTGGCCCGGCCCGCAGCACCGCGTCCACCAACCCGGCGAACACCGCCGACGTGGTCGGTGAGATCGGCCTGGCCGGTCCGGAGGTGCTCGTCCAGGCAGCCCGGGTCGCGCGGGAGGCGCAGCTCGGATGGTCCGCGCTGCCGGCTCCGCAGCGCGGCCAGGTGATCGCGAACGTCGGCCGGCTGATGACCGCGAACAAGGCCCGGCTGGCCGCGCTGGTCACCCGCGAGATCGGCAAGCCGCTCGCGGAGGCGCTCGGCGAGGTGCAGGAGATCATCGACACCTGCGACTTCTTTCTCGGCGAGGGCCGCCGGCTGTACGGCCAGACCGTGCCCTCGGAGATGCCGGACAAGCAGCTGTTCACGTTCCGCCGCCCGGTCGGCACCGTCGTGGTCATCTCGGCCGGCAACTTCCCGGTCGCCGTCCCGTCCTGGTACATCGTGCCGGCCCTGCTCTGCGGCAACACCGTGGTCTGGAAGCCGGCCACGTACTCCGCGGTGGTGTCCGACGCGTTCTACCAGCTCTTCGCCCACGCCGGCGTCCCGGCCGGGGTGCTGAACGTCGTGCACGCCGACGGGCCGGACACCTTCACCGGCCTGGAGCAGGCCCTGCAGGCCGGCCTGGTCGACAAGGTCGGCTTCACCGGGTCGTCCGAGGTCGGCCGCCGGATCGGCGAGCTGTGCGGCCGGCACCTGCAGTCCCCGTGCCTCGAGCTCGGCGGCAAGAACCCGATGGTGGTGACCGAGAACGCCGACCTGGAGCTCGCGGTCGAAGGTGCCCTGTTCTCCGGGTTCGGAACGGCCGGTCAGCGGTGCACGTCGCTCGGCACGGTGATCGTGCAGGAGTCGGTGCACGCCGACTTCGTCGAGCTGTTCGGGGCGGCGGTCGCGGCGGCGCGCATGGGCGACCCGACCCAGGACGTGCTGTTCGGCCCGTTGCTGGACGAGAAGTTCGCGGCCGGCTTCGAGAAGTCGCTCGGCTGGATCGCCGGCCACCACCGGGTGATCGGCAGCACCGGCCGGGTCACCGCGGACAATCCGCGTTCCGGCTTCGTCGGGGACCCGGCCGCCGGACTGTTCTACCACCCGGTGATCGTGGCCGGCGTGCGGCCCGACGACGAGCTGTTCCTGCACGAGACGTTCGGGCCGGTGGTCGGCGTCACGACGTACTCGACGCTCGACGAGGCCATTGCTCTCGGCAACAAGCCGGGGTACGGCCTGTCCAGCTCGATCTACACCACCGACCCGCGGCAGGCGTTCCAGTTCGCGCAGGGCATCTCGGCGGGCATGGTGAGCGTGAACAACTCGACCTCCGGCGCCGAGGCGCACCTGCCGTTCGGCGGCAACGGCAAGTCGGGCAACGGTTCGCGGCAGAGCGGGATCTGGGTGCTGGACCAGTTCACCCGTTGGCAGTCGCTGAACTGGGACTACTCCGGCAAGCTGCAGAAGGCGCAGCTGGATACGGCGACGGTCGAGGCCGATTTCGACTTCCGGCTGCCTTGA
- a CDS encoding DUF2382 domain-containing protein, with the protein MSTAQELERTIGQDVYDVDGQKVGTAANLYASDLSGEPEWVTVRTGLFGNKETFVPLAGAHAEQDGLHVGAHKDAIKDAPRIDDQGHLSEAEAAELYRHYNLQSTSRNTRSTDGLGMATGDGVPADQQQNAGMKHARADHGREEVVRSEERLRAGTETVETGRVRLHKHVVTEEQQVTVPVSHEEVRVVREPIEHGRPGAEIAPEDREVTLHEERPVVAKETVPVEKVGLDTKTVRDEQQVREQVRKEQVDVVDADLDEKTPRKH; encoded by the coding sequence ATGAGCACCGCACAGGAGCTGGAGCGCACGATCGGCCAGGACGTCTACGACGTGGACGGGCAGAAGGTGGGCACCGCGGCGAACCTGTACGCCTCCGACCTGTCGGGTGAACCGGAGTGGGTGACCGTCAGGACCGGCCTGTTCGGCAACAAGGAGACGTTTGTGCCGCTCGCCGGTGCGCACGCCGAGCAGGACGGGCTGCACGTCGGGGCGCACAAGGACGCGATCAAGGACGCGCCACGCATCGATGACCAGGGGCACCTGTCCGAGGCCGAGGCCGCCGAGCTGTACCGGCACTACAACCTGCAGTCCACGTCGCGCAACACGCGGAGCACCGACGGTCTGGGCATGGCCACCGGTGACGGCGTACCGGCGGACCAGCAGCAGAACGCCGGCATGAAGCACGCCCGCGCCGATCACGGGCGCGAGGAAGTGGTCCGCTCCGAGGAGCGGCTGCGGGCCGGCACCGAGACGGTCGAGACCGGCCGTGTGCGCCTCCACAAGCACGTGGTGACCGAGGAGCAGCAGGTCACCGTGCCGGTCAGCCACGAAGAGGTCCGCGTCGTGCGGGAACCGATCGAGCACGGTCGTCCGGGCGCCGAGATCGCGCCGGAGGACCGCGAGGTCACGCTGCACGAGGAGCGCCCGGTGGTGGCCAAGGAGACCGTCCCGGTGGAGAAAGTCGGGCTCGACACCAAGACCGTACGTGACGAGCAGCAGGTGCGCGAGCAGGTCCGCAAGGAGCAGGTCGACGTCGTGGACGCCGACCTGGACGAGAAGACGCCGCGCAAGCACTGA
- a CDS encoding ornithine cyclodeaminase family protein, with product MTAGIWLRFLSGPEIDSLGLTRTELVDSVEAAVRDHGEGQTSFEPRVHLMPDNGGIGHFNVLRGHLNRLGEHGVSGVKVVGDFVPNYQIGLPSELAVATLFDPTTGVPLAILDATMITAARTGAMTTVGARHLARRDSKILGHVGSRGTAWWNVTMLDDLFDLDEIRVTSRRPESREKFAAELSAELNTPVRVVATAAEAFDGADVLVEATRLVEPEPLLRTAAVKPGAFVVPYGTVSAVELDLLDVMDKVVVDDWREAQSGRFGALRRHVDTGRLSPETLYAELGQIVAGQKPGRETATERILLWHRGLSLLDVAIAHLILRRAEAADVGTMLRFH from the coding sequence ATGACCGCGGGCATCTGGTTGCGCTTCCTGTCCGGGCCCGAGATCGACTCGCTCGGGCTGACCCGGACGGAGCTGGTGGACTCCGTGGAGGCGGCGGTCCGCGACCACGGCGAGGGGCAGACCAGCTTCGAGCCGCGAGTGCACCTGATGCCCGACAACGGCGGGATCGGCCACTTCAACGTGCTGCGCGGCCACCTCAACCGGCTCGGCGAGCACGGCGTCAGCGGGGTCAAGGTGGTCGGCGACTTCGTGCCGAACTATCAGATCGGACTGCCCAGCGAGCTGGCCGTCGCGACGCTGTTCGACCCCACCACCGGGGTGCCGCTGGCGATCCTCGACGCAACCATGATCACCGCCGCCCGGACCGGCGCGATGACCACGGTCGGCGCCCGGCACCTGGCGCGCCGGGACAGCAAGATCCTCGGGCACGTGGGCTCGCGCGGCACCGCCTGGTGGAACGTCACGATGCTCGACGACCTGTTCGACCTGGACGAGATCCGGGTGACGTCGCGCCGGCCGGAGTCGCGGGAGAAGTTCGCGGCGGAGCTCTCCGCGGAGCTGAACACCCCGGTCCGGGTGGTTGCCACCGCGGCGGAGGCGTTCGACGGTGCCGACGTGCTGGTCGAGGCGACGCGGCTGGTGGAGCCGGAGCCGCTGCTCCGGACCGCCGCGGTGAAGCCGGGCGCGTTCGTCGTTCCGTACGGGACGGTCAGCGCGGTGGAGCTGGATCTGCTCGACGTGATGGACAAGGTGGTCGTCGACGACTGGCGCGAGGCGCAGTCCGGCAGGTTCGGCGCCCTGCGGCGGCACGTGGACACCGGACGGCTCTCGCCCGAGACCCTGTACGCCGAGCTGGGCCAGATCGTGGCCGGGCAGAAGCCGGGGCGGGAGACCGCGACCGAGCGGATCCTGCTCTGGCACCGGGGACTGTCGCTGCTGGACGTCGCGATCGCGCACCTGATCCTGCGCCGGGCCGAGGCAGCCGACGTCGGCACGATGCTCAGGTTCCATTGA
- a CDS encoding NAD(P)/FAD-dependent oxidoreductase — translation MSRALPDAADVVIVGGGVIGTSIAFHLAEAGVQRVLLLEKDSLGAGSTSKAAGGVRANFSDEVNVALGARSLAAFADFGVRPGQEIDLHRVGYLFLLSTDEQVAAFEQSTRVQNELGGPTRMISVDEAVALAPLISPDGLVAACFSPDAGHCTPESVVLGYATAARRLGAQLVTGCAVTDIDVEGNEIRRLRTSRGTVRTRSVICAAGAWSAQLGAYAGVDLPVVPLRRQIVVTAGIPGLPDNLPMTIDFTSTFYFHREGPGLLVGMSDPSEQPGFHLDRTEAWLPGLTAAMQHRAPSLLDVGLTGGWAGLYEMTPDHNALIGEDEDVSRFLYATGFSGHGFLQGPAVGEVVRDLYLRRTPVVDVSPLHADRFRTATPRTEFNVV, via the coding sequence TTGAGCCGGGCGTTGCCCGACGCCGCCGACGTGGTGATCGTCGGCGGCGGGGTGATCGGCACCAGCATTGCGTTCCACCTGGCCGAGGCGGGCGTGCAGCGGGTACTGCTGCTGGAGAAGGACAGCCTCGGCGCCGGCTCGACGTCGAAGGCGGCCGGCGGGGTCCGGGCGAACTTCTCCGACGAGGTGAACGTGGCGCTCGGCGCTCGCAGCCTGGCGGCGTTCGCGGACTTCGGCGTACGGCCGGGGCAGGAGATCGACCTGCACCGGGTCGGCTACCTCTTCCTGCTGTCCACCGACGAGCAGGTCGCGGCCTTCGAGCAGAGCACCCGGGTGCAGAACGAGCTGGGCGGTCCGACCCGGATGATCTCCGTCGACGAGGCCGTCGCCCTCGCTCCGCTGATCTCCCCGGACGGCCTGGTCGCTGCCTGCTTCTCGCCGGACGCCGGGCACTGTACGCCGGAGTCGGTGGTGCTGGGCTACGCGACCGCGGCCCGGCGACTCGGCGCCCAGCTGGTCACCGGCTGCGCGGTCACCGACATCGATGTCGAAGGCAACGAGATTCGCAGGCTCCGGACCAGCCGCGGAACGGTCCGGACCCGGTCGGTGATCTGCGCGGCCGGCGCGTGGTCCGCCCAGCTCGGCGCGTACGCCGGTGTCGACCTGCCGGTGGTCCCGCTGCGGCGGCAGATCGTCGTCACCGCGGGGATCCCGGGGCTGCCGGACAACCTCCCGATGACGATCGACTTCACCAGCACCTTCTACTTCCACCGCGAAGGACCTGGCCTGCTGGTCGGCATGTCCGATCCCTCGGAGCAGCCGGGCTTCCACCTCGACCGTACCGAGGCCTGGCTGCCCGGGCTGACGGCGGCGATGCAGCATCGCGCGCCGAGCCTGCTCGACGTCGGCCTGACCGGCGGCTGGGCCGGCCTCTACGAGATGACACCCGACCACAACGCGCTGATCGGCGAGGACGAGGACGTCAGCCGTTTCCTCTACGCCACCGGCTTCTCCGGCCACGGCTTCCTGCAAGGCCCAGCCGTCGGCGAGGTCGTCCGCGACCTGTACCTGCGGCGCACCCCCGTCGTCGACGTGTCCCCCCTGCACGCCGACCGCTTCCGCACTGCCACCCCCCGAACAGAATTCAACGTGGTCTGA
- a CDS encoding dihydrofolate reductase family protein: MRELTVDLFSTVDGFGGGGPQSAPYWGYGGPELSGWVDEQLATDHVMLMGATTYRQLAEIVADGDDPSFPRMAELPKIVFSSTLRPPLTWANTTIVDEPIETAVPALKQLDDGLPMRTIGSASLIRSLFRQGLVDRLRVMVFPTIHGTAGEGPVFADLPDLRLSLAGTTVLDDRLVLLDYRVGDDQAPS, encoded by the coding sequence ATGCGTGAGTTGACGGTCGATCTGTTCAGCACCGTGGACGGCTTCGGCGGAGGAGGTCCGCAGTCCGCGCCGTACTGGGGGTACGGCGGGCCGGAGTTGTCCGGCTGGGTGGACGAGCAGTTGGCGACGGACCACGTGATGCTGATGGGCGCGACGACGTACCGGCAGCTGGCCGAGATCGTCGCGGACGGCGACGACCCGTCGTTCCCCCGGATGGCCGAGCTGCCGAAGATCGTCTTCTCCTCGACTCTGCGACCGCCGTTGACCTGGGCGAACACGACGATCGTCGACGAGCCGATCGAGACCGCCGTCCCAGCGCTGAAGCAGCTCGACGACGGCCTGCCGATGCGCACGATCGGCAGCGCCTCCCTGATTCGCAGCCTCTTCCGGCAGGGCCTTGTCGACCGGCTCCGGGTGATGGTGTTCCCGACCATTCACGGTACGGCCGGTGAAGGGCCGGTGTTCGCCGACCTGCCCGACCTGCGGCTCAGCCTCGCCGGGACGACCGTGCTCGACGACCGCCTGGTCCTGCTCGACTACCGCGTCGGCGACGACCAGGCGCCCAGCTGA